The proteins below come from a single Tachypleus tridentatus isolate NWPU-2018 chromosome 13, ASM421037v1, whole genome shotgun sequence genomic window:
- the LOC143236433 gene encoding uncharacterized protein LOC143236433 produces the protein MSLTKLYPWNNPETSKYSKYLSFLLGVSTLMSLTEAALICHQCTWDNEHEIWENDIMSLKEILKELGGDSVAIDDPFTIPFLGKNLFPQEPTKNDLYRECFNCSTTGGVCVKWSFSVSGSTLNITRLCARSTYKSGCYELSW, from the exons ATGTCTTTAACGAAGCTTTATCCCTGGAATAATCCAGAAACATcgaaatattcaaaatatctaTCATTTCTGCTAGGAGTATCAACATTAATGA GCTTAACTGAAGCGGCTCTAATATGTCACCAGTGCACTTGGGACAATGAACACGAAATCTGGGAAAACGACATAATGTCATTAAAAGAGATTTTAAAGGAACTGGGAGGAGATTCTGTCGCTATTGACGATCCTTTCACCATCCCATTTTTAGGTAAAAACCTTTTCCCGCAGGAACCCACTAAGAATGACCTCTACAGGGAATGTTTCAACTGCAGTACGACGGGTGGTGTATGTGTGAAATGGAGTTTTTCTGTTTCCG GTTCTACGCTAAATATCACTCGTCTATGTGCAAGGTCTACCTACAAAAGCGGATGTTACGAACTGAGTTGGTAA